A region of Massilia sp. KIM DNA encodes the following proteins:
- the fghA gene encoding S-formylglutathione hydrolase, with protein MFELLNEHACFGGVQRFYQHASSAIGLPMRFSVYLPPGHQEGRRLPVLFYLAGLTCTEETFMVKAGAQRVAAELGMILVAPDTSPRGAGVPGETDSWDFGVGAGFYVDATEGEWARHYRMYSYILELREQVLAALPADPARVGIVGHSMGGHGALVLALRNPSLFRSVSAFAPIAAPSRCPWGHKAFGGYLGPDLAAWAQYDASALMEAAPAAPFPAGILIDQGLADKFLAEQLHPDVFEAACARAGQPLALRRHPGYDHGYYFIQTFVADHLRFHHRQLA; from the coding sequence ATGTTCGAACTGCTCAACGAGCACGCCTGCTTCGGCGGCGTGCAGCGCTTCTACCAGCACGCTTCTTCCGCCATCGGCCTGCCGATGCGCTTCTCGGTCTACCTGCCGCCCGGCCACCAGGAAGGCCGGCGCCTGCCGGTGCTGTTCTATCTCGCGGGCCTGACCTGCACCGAAGAGACCTTCATGGTCAAGGCCGGCGCCCAGCGCGTCGCGGCCGAACTGGGCATGATCCTGGTCGCGCCCGACACCAGCCCGCGCGGGGCCGGGGTGCCGGGCGAGACCGACAGCTGGGACTTCGGCGTCGGCGCCGGTTTCTACGTCGACGCCACCGAGGGCGAGTGGGCGCGCCACTATCGCATGTACAGCTACATCCTGGAACTGCGCGAGCAGGTGCTGGCGGCCCTGCCTGCCGATCCGGCCAGGGTCGGCATCGTCGGCCACTCGATGGGCGGCCACGGCGCCCTGGTGCTGGCCTTGCGCAACCCCAGCCTGTTCCGCTCGGTGTCGGCCTTCGCGCCGATCGCCGCGCCCAGCCGCTGTCCCTGGGGCCATAAGGCCTTCGGCGGCTACCTGGGCCCGGACCTCGCGGCCTGGGCCCAGTACGACGCCAGCGCGCTGATGGAGGCCGCCCCCGCCGCGCCCTTCCCGGCCGGCATCCTCATCGACCAGGGCCTGGCCGACAAGTTCCTGGCCGAGCAACTGCATCCGGACGTCTTCGAGGCCGCCTGCGCCAGGGCCGGCCAGCCTTTGGCCCTGCGCCGTCATCCGGGCTACGACCACGGCTACTACTTCATCCAGACCTTCGTCGCCGACCACCTGCGCTTCCACCACCGCCAGCTCGCCTGA
- a CDS encoding phosphohydrolase, with protein sequence MHTPTHPATRAWVRMPSGRRLDLLDPTPFDWDDADLALGLARTYRWGGHSAWPLPLSVAQHSIAVMLLRRAAGPLSPLEELRELLHDAEEGLLGFDAISVIKPFLGDAFRDLTRRLEHAVFLRYGLPAWDARSHAAHKKADRLAAATEAVHVAGWSAEEVRRTLKIRAAVLGEDPLAVHYGCRPWEPWAPALASERFLAELERLKHAIHD encoded by the coding sequence ATGCACACCCCCACGCACCCCGCCACCCGCGCCTGGGTCCGCATGCCCTCGGGACGCCGCCTGGACCTGCTCGACCCCACCCCCTTCGACTGGGACGACGCCGACCTGGCCCTCGGCCTGGCCCGCACCTACCGCTGGGGAGGCCATTCGGCCTGGCCGCTGCCGCTCTCGGTGGCCCAGCACTCGATCGCGGTGATGCTGCTGCGGCGCGCCGCCGGACCGCTCTCGCCGCTCGAGGAATTGCGCGAACTGCTGCACGACGCCGAGGAAGGCCTGCTCGGCTTCGACGCGATCTCGGTCATCAAGCCCTTCCTGGGCGATGCCTTCCGCGACCTGACGCGGCGCCTGGAACACGCGGTCTTCCTGCGCTACGGCCTGCCGGCCTGGGATGCGCGCTCGCACGCGGCCCACAAGAAGGCCGACCGGCTGGCGGCGGCCACCGAGGCGGTGCACGTGGCCGGCTGGTCGGCCGAGGAGGTGCGCCGCACCCTCAAGATCCGCGCCGCCGTGCTGGGCGAGGACCCGCTGGCCGTCCACTACGGCTGCCGCCCCTGGGAGCCCTGGGCCCCGGCCCTGGCCAGCGAGCGCTTCCTGGCCGAACTGGAGCGCCTCAAGCATGCCATCCACGACTGA
- a CDS encoding CheR family methyltransferase: MTAFDPIGGYATVLATQDLEIELLLEALFQRFGIDFRGYERQLLRRKLVELLRARSLATVSALQEKVLHEPGAALEVVRTLSVPAAPLFDRPAWVRRQRIALADSLRPTALPKVWLAEPAGVAEAWTLAILLAEEKLYARTQVFATLASDELLAELRDASLPLDELARCQPQYEESGGMGRLADYFEVAGGQARLLPRLRERITWAQYSLVTDASFNEFHAIVCGRALADFGPVLRQRVLRLFRDSLALFGVMGIDRELGPTDAFVEDYQRLFEDGAWYKRVR, encoded by the coding sequence TTGACTGCCTTCGACCCGATCGGTGGCTATGCCACCGTCCTGGCCACCCAGGACCTCGAGATCGAGCTGCTGCTGGAAGCCTTGTTCCAGCGTTTCGGCATCGATTTCCGCGGCTACGAGCGCCAGCTGCTGCGACGCAAGCTGGTCGAGCTGCTGCGCGCCCGTTCCCTGGCCACCGTCTCGGCGCTGCAGGAAAAGGTGCTGCACGAGCCGGGCGCCGCGCTCGAGGTGGTGCGCACCCTGTCGGTGCCGGCCGCGCCGCTGTTCGACCGTCCGGCCTGGGTGCGGCGCCAGCGCATCGCGCTCGCCGACAGCCTGCGCCCCACCGCCCTGCCCAAGGTCTGGCTGGCCGAGCCGGCCGGCGTGGCCGAGGCCTGGACCCTGGCGATCCTGCTGGCCGAGGAAAAGCTCTATGCGCGCACCCAGGTGTTCGCGACCCTGGCCAGCGACGAGCTGCTGGCCGAGCTGCGCGACGCCAGCCTGCCGCTGGACGAGCTGGCCCGCTGCCAGCCGCAGTACGAGGAAAGCGGCGGCATGGGGCGGCTGGCCGATTACTTCGAGGTGGCGGGCGGCCAGGCGCGCCTGCTGCCGCGCCTGCGCGAGCGCATCACCTGGGCGCAGTACAGCCTGGTGACGGACGCTTCCTTCAACGAGTTCCACGCGATCGTCTGCGGCCGGGCGCTGGCCGATTTCGGGCCGGTGCTGCGCCAGCGGGTGCTGCGCCTGTTCCGCGACAGCCTGGCGCTGTTCGGGGTGATGGGGATCGACCGCGAGCTGGGGCCGACCGATGCGTTCGTGGAGGATTACCAGCGCTTGTTCGAGGATGGGGCTTGGTACAAGCGGGTAAGGTGA
- a CDS encoding chromate transporter encodes MTPTSAPGSATADAERPRPNSLTELFVAFTLLALQGFGGVLAVVQREVVERRRWLSNEEFVEDWAVAQTMPGPNVVNLSMMLGARWFGLRGAMTALAGMIAVPLVVVLALAVLHTRFAADSRVAGALRGMAAVSAGLIAAVGLRMGATLVKNPVPLAWSIPIAALAFVLLAWVRLPLAAVLFPLGLLGCLLAWRRLR; translated from the coding sequence ATGACCCCGACTTCCGCTCCCGGCTCCGCCACCGCCGACGCCGAGCGTCCCCGCCCCAACTCGCTCACCGAGCTGTTCGTCGCCTTCACCCTGCTAGCGCTGCAGGGCTTCGGCGGCGTGCTGGCGGTCGTCCAGCGCGAGGTGGTCGAGCGCCGCCGCTGGCTCAGCAACGAGGAATTCGTCGAGGACTGGGCGGTGGCCCAGACCATGCCCGGCCCGAACGTGGTCAACCTGTCGATGATGCTGGGCGCGCGCTGGTTCGGCCTTCGCGGCGCCATGACGGCGCTGGCCGGCATGATCGCGGTTCCGCTGGTGGTGGTGCTGGCCCTGGCCGTGCTGCACACCCGCTTCGCCGCCGACAGCCGGGTGGCCGGCGCCCTGCGCGGCATGGCGGCCGTCTCGGCCGGCCTGATCGCGGCGGTCGGTCTGCGCATGGGCGCCACCCTGGTCAAGAATCCGGTACCGCTGGCCTGGAGCATCCCGATCGCCGCCCTCGCCTTCGTCCTGCTGGCCTGGGTGCGCCTGCCCCTGGCCGCCGTGCTGTTCCCGCTCGGCCTGCTGGGCTGCCTGCTGGCCTGGCGGAGGCTGCGATGA
- a CDS encoding Sir2 family NAD-dependent protein deacetylase, with protein sequence MPSTTEDAIRRAAGLLNGADGLLVAAGAGMGVDSGLPDFRGDGGFWRAYPALGRRGLSFHKIACPDTFDSDPALAWGFYGHRLALYRATRPHAGFAILRALAARMAHGAFVFTSNVDGQFQQAGFADERVAECHGSIHHLQCSRPCGEAIWPAGDFAPEVDAAACRLLSAPPHCPRCGALARPNILMFNDGAWIAHRTEAQLGRLAAWRRAVARPAVIELGAGTDIPSVRRYAQSQGLPLIRINPREPAVAQGVGLAMGARAALEKIAAEMNFDEGQ encoded by the coding sequence ATGCCATCCACGACTGAGGACGCGATCCGGCGCGCGGCCGGGCTCTTGAACGGGGCCGACGGCCTCCTGGTCGCGGCCGGCGCCGGCATGGGGGTCGATTCCGGCCTGCCCGACTTTCGCGGCGACGGCGGCTTCTGGCGCGCCTACCCGGCCCTCGGCCGGCGCGGCCTGTCCTTCCACAAAATCGCCTGTCCGGATACCTTCGACAGCGATCCTGCCCTGGCCTGGGGCTTCTACGGCCACCGCCTGGCCCTGTACCGGGCCACCCGGCCGCATGCGGGGTTCGCGATCCTGCGCGCACTGGCTGCGCGCATGGCGCACGGCGCCTTCGTGTTCACCAGCAACGTCGACGGGCAATTCCAGCAGGCGGGATTTGCGGACGAGCGGGTGGCCGAGTGCCACGGCTCGATCCATCACCTGCAGTGCAGCCGTCCCTGCGGCGAGGCGATCTGGCCGGCCGGGGACTTCGCGCCCGAGGTCGACGCCGCGGCCTGCCGCCTGCTGTCGGCGCCGCCGCATTGCCCGCGCTGCGGAGCGCTGGCCCGGCCCAACATCCTGATGTTCAACGATGGCGCCTGGATCGCGCACCGGACCGAGGCCCAGCTCGGACGCCTGGCGGCCTGGCGCCGCGCCGTGGCGCGGCCGGCGGTGATCGAACTCGGCGCCGGCACCGACATCCCCTCGGTGCGGCGTTACGCGCAATCCCAGGGCCTGCCCCTCATCCGCATCAATCCGCGCGAGCCCGCGGTCGCGCAGGGCGTCGGCCTGGCCATGGGAGCGCGCGCCGCATTGGAAAAAATCGCTGCGGAAATGAATTTTGACGAAGGACAATAA
- a CDS encoding chromate transporter — protein sequence MSAHQIVLSWQDWADLFLHYLMLSMMSLGGAISTSAEMQRYLVEQHGWLTQAQFNEAIALAQAAPGPNVLFVALMGWHVGMNAGSTAAAFFGVLVTMTGIMLPSTIFTYQISQWAHRNRELRAVRSFKQGMAPLVVGMLLATAWLLAAGGGADPAHWPLWLLTAASGIVVWRTRIHLLWLLGAGALLGAFGLV from the coding sequence ATGAGCGCGCACCAGATCGTGCTGAGCTGGCAGGACTGGGCCGACCTCTTCCTGCACTACCTGATGCTGTCCATGATGTCGCTGGGCGGCGCGATCTCGACCAGCGCAGAGATGCAGCGCTACCTGGTCGAGCAGCATGGCTGGCTGACCCAGGCCCAGTTCAACGAGGCGATCGCCCTGGCCCAGGCCGCGCCCGGCCCCAACGTGCTGTTCGTGGCCCTGATGGGCTGGCACGTGGGCATGAACGCCGGCAGCACCGCCGCCGCCTTCTTCGGCGTGCTGGTGACCATGACCGGCATCATGCTGCCCTCGACCATCTTCACCTACCAGATCTCGCAGTGGGCCCACCGCAACCGCGAGCTGCGCGCGGTGCGCTCCTTCAAGCAGGGCATGGCGCCGCTGGTGGTCGGCATGCTGCTGGCCACGGCCTGGCTGCTGGCCGCCGGCGGCGGCGCCGACCCCGCCCATTGGCCGCTGTGGCTGCTGACCGCGGCCAGCGGCATCGTGGTGTGGCGCACCCGCATCCACCTGCTGTGGCTGCTCGGCGCGGGCGCCCTGCTGGGCGCGTTCGGCCTGGTCTGA
- a CDS encoding ATP-dependent helicase gives MSDVLAPPPATDPFASLNAEQRAAVEHDIGVDKPRPLLIVAGAGSGKTNTLAHRVARLIQAGADPQRILLLTFSRRAAGEMSRRASGVLHRLLRRGGQESPIDLPWAGTFHAIGARLLREFAGRIGLDESFTIHDRGDSEDLMGMVRHEIGLSQTEKRFPLKGTCLAIYSRVVNSREPLEQVLQSTFPWCSEWEDRLKTLFGAYVDAKQEQNVLDYDDLLLFWSEMAADPVLGPELGALFDHVLVDEYQDTNRLQASILTGMKPDGAGVVVVGDDAQSIYAFRGATVRNILDFPQQFSRPAHLITLERNYRSTQPILDASNALIAAALERHAKTLWTERASSIKPQLVLIPDEAEQARWVCARVLEQREAGVALTKQAVLFRAASHSAALELELMRRNIPFVKFGGLKFLEASHIKDVLAVLRFAQNPSGRLAGFRAVQLIPGIGQATASRLLDAMAESADPLAALEAFAPPARSRADWDGFVALYRRLRTPGLRWPADIELVKAWYLPHLERLHDDAAVRAADVEQLAVLAGGHGSREAFLAEITLDPPEATSDRAGPPLLDEDYLILSTIHSAKGQEWSSVHVLNVVDGCIPSDMSTGSQDDIEEERRLLYVAMTRAKENLHLVVPNRFFIKQQAQMGDRHVYATRTRFITPAMLKHFEECAWVNAEQREVRRPVPDAVRMMVRDRARNAWK, from the coding sequence ATGTCCGACGTCCTCGCGCCGCCTCCCGCCACCGATCCCTTCGCCAGCCTCAATGCCGAGCAGCGCGCGGCGGTCGAGCACGACATCGGCGTCGACAAGCCGCGTCCGCTCCTGATCGTTGCCGGGGCCGGTTCGGGCAAGACCAATACCCTGGCGCACCGGGTGGCGCGCCTGATCCAGGCCGGCGCCGATCCCCAGCGCATCCTGCTCCTGACCTTCTCGCGCCGCGCGGCCGGCGAGATGTCGCGCCGCGCCAGCGGCGTGCTGCACCGGCTTCTCCGGCGCGGCGGCCAGGAAAGCCCGATCGACCTGCCCTGGGCCGGCACCTTCCACGCCATCGGCGCGCGCCTGCTGCGCGAGTTCGCGGGACGGATCGGCCTGGACGAGTCCTTCACCATCCACGACCGCGGCGATTCCGAAGACCTGATGGGCATGGTGCGCCACGAGATCGGCCTGTCGCAGACCGAGAAGCGCTTCCCGCTCAAGGGCACTTGCCTGGCGATCTACTCGCGCGTGGTCAACAGCCGCGAGCCGCTGGAGCAGGTGCTGCAATCGACCTTCCCCTGGTGCAGCGAATGGGAAGACCGGCTCAAGACCCTGTTCGGGGCCTACGTCGACGCCAAGCAGGAGCAGAACGTGCTGGACTACGACGACCTGCTGCTGTTCTGGTCCGAGATGGCGGCCGACCCGGTGCTGGGGCCGGAGCTGGGCGCGCTGTTCGACCACGTGCTGGTCGACGAATACCAGGACACCAACCGCCTGCAGGCCAGCATCCTGACCGGCATGAAGCCGGACGGCGCGGGCGTGGTGGTGGTCGGCGACGACGCCCAGTCGATCTACGCCTTCCGCGGCGCGACGGTGCGCAACATCCTCGACTTTCCCCAGCAGTTCAGCCGGCCCGCGCACCTGATCACCCTGGAGCGCAACTACCGCTCGACCCAGCCCATCCTGGACGCCTCGAACGCCCTGATCGCGGCCGCGCTGGAGCGCCACGCCAAGACCCTGTGGACCGAGCGCGCCTCGAGCATCAAGCCCCAGCTGGTCCTGATCCCGGACGAGGCCGAGCAGGCGCGCTGGGTCTGCGCCCGGGTGCTGGAGCAGCGCGAGGCCGGCGTGGCCCTGACCAAGCAGGCGGTGCTGTTCCGCGCCGCCAGCCACAGCGCCGCGCTGGAGCTGGAACTGATGCGGCGTAACATCCCCTTCGTAAAGTTCGGCGGCCTCAAGTTCCTGGAAGCCTCGCACATCAAGGACGTGCTGGCGGTGCTGCGTTTCGCCCAGAACCCGAGCGGACGCCTGGCGGGCTTTCGCGCGGTCCAGCTGATTCCCGGGATCGGCCAGGCCACCGCCTCGCGCCTGCTGGACGCCATGGCCGAGAGCGCCGATCCGCTGGCGGCGCTGGAAGCCTTCGCGCCGCCCGCGCGCAGCCGCGCCGACTGGGACGGCTTCGTCGCCCTGTACCGGCGCCTGCGCACGCCGGGGCTGCGCTGGCCCGCCGACATCGAGCTGGTCAAGGCCTGGTACCTGCCGCACCTGGAGCGCCTGCACGACGACGCCGCCGTGCGCGCCGCCGACGTCGAGCAGCTGGCGGTGCTGGCGGGCGGCCACGGCAGCCGCGAAGCCTTCCTGGCCGAGATCACGCTCGACCCGCCGGAGGCCACCAGCGACCGCGCCGGCCCGCCGCTGCTGGACGAGGACTACCTGATCCTGTCGACCATCCATTCGGCCAAGGGGCAGGAGTGGAGCTCGGTGCACGTGCTCAACGTGGTGGACGGCTGCATTCCCTCGGACATGAGCACAGGCAGCCAGGACGACATCGAGGAAGAGCGCCGCCTGCTCTACGTGGCCATGACGCGCGCCAAGGAAAACCTGCACCTGGTGGTGCCGAATCGCTTCTTCATCAAGCAGCAGGCCCAGATGGGCGACAGGCACGTTTATGCCACGCGCACCCGCTTCATCACCCCGGCCATGCTCAAGCATTTCGAGGAATGCGCCTGGGTCAATGCCGAGCAGCGCGAAGTGCGCCGGCCGGTGCCCGATGCAGTACGCATGATGGTGAGGGACCGGGCCCGGAACGCGTGGAAATGA
- the glpD gene encoding glycerol-3-phosphate dehydrogenase — protein MDANTDVRSREIDCDLLVVGGGINGAGIARDAAGRGLKVVLCEKDDLGAHTSSSSSKLIHGGLRYLEHREFGLVRKALAEREVLLRSAPHIMRPMRFVMPHDAGGRPAWLIRAGLFLYDRLAPREFLPGSEAIGLTGHRAGLPLKPEFRRAFVYSDGWVDDARLVVLNALDARERGATVLPRTLCSTLVRRKEHWEAHLAGQGGRLLVRARALANAAGPWAGKLARQANAVAAHRPLRLIKGSHIVVPRLFDHSCAYLFQHPDGRVVFAIPYESAFTLVGTTDVDYEGDPGEAVIGQDEKRYLCELVNHYFRRQVEPEDVVWSYSGVRPILQDEAGSAAAATRDYYLEHDADGPPLLSVLGGKITTYRKLAEQAVDWLAPALGSRAGAWTAGALLPGGDLFGPRPENRAVLEFDRWVAALQRRHSWLPGALALRYARAYGTRVERVLGGAQSLEGLGEEVVTGLYEAELRYLMREEWARTTADVLWRRTKLGLHLAPRCAEKVQAWMDAEAGRMGKGGGVSEGVGTGDKDGDGTRTGTGAGANAGAATLESPLP, from the coding sequence ATGGATGCGAACACCGATGTAAGGAGCCGCGAGATCGACTGCGACCTGTTGGTCGTGGGCGGCGGCATCAACGGCGCCGGGATCGCGCGCGACGCCGCCGGGCGCGGCCTCAAGGTGGTGCTGTGCGAAAAGGACGACCTGGGCGCCCATACCTCGTCCTCGTCCAGCAAGCTGATCCACGGCGGGCTGCGCTACCTGGAGCACCGCGAGTTCGGCCTGGTGCGCAAGGCCCTGGCCGAGCGCGAGGTGCTGCTGCGCAGCGCGCCCCACATCATGCGTCCGATGCGTTTCGTGATGCCGCACGACGCCGGCGGCCGGCCGGCCTGGCTGATCCGCGCCGGGCTTTTCCTCTACGACCGCCTGGCCCCGCGCGAGTTCCTGCCCGGTTCCGAAGCCATCGGCCTGACCGGCCACCGCGCCGGGCTGCCGCTCAAGCCCGAGTTCCGGCGCGCCTTCGTGTATTCGGACGGCTGGGTCGACGATGCGCGCCTGGTGGTGCTCAATGCGCTCGACGCGCGCGAGCGCGGCGCGACCGTGCTGCCGCGCACCCTGTGCAGCACCCTGGTGCGGCGCAAGGAGCACTGGGAGGCGCATCTGGCGGGGCAGGGCGGCAGGCTGCTGGTGCGCGCCCGTGCGCTGGCGAACGCCGCCGGGCCCTGGGCCGGCAAGCTGGCGCGCCAGGCCAACGCGGTGGCGGCGCACCGGCCGCTACGGCTCATCAAGGGCAGCCACATCGTGGTGCCGCGCCTGTTCGACCACTCCTGCGCCTACCTGTTCCAGCATCCGGACGGGCGGGTGGTGTTCGCGATTCCCTACGAGAGCGCCTTCACCCTGGTCGGGACCACCGACGTCGACTACGAGGGCGACCCGGGCGAGGCGGTGATCGGGCAGGACGAGAAGCGCTACCTGTGCGAGCTGGTCAACCATTATTTCCGGCGCCAGGTGGAGCCGGAGGACGTGGTGTGGAGCTATTCCGGGGTGCGGCCCATCCTGCAGGACGAGGCCGGCAGCGCGGCGGCCGCCACCCGCGACTACTACCTCGAGCACGACGCCGACGGGCCGCCGCTGCTGTCGGTGCTGGGCGGGAAGATCACCACCTACCGCAAGCTGGCGGAACAGGCGGTGGACTGGCTGGCGCCCGCGCTCGGATCGCGGGCCGGGGCCTGGACCGCCGGGGCGCTGCTGCCGGGCGGGGACCTGTTCGGGCCGCGGCCCGAGAACCGCGCGGTGCTCGAATTCGACCGCTGGGTGGCGGCCCTGCAGCGCCGCCATTCCTGGCTGCCGGGAGCGCTGGCGCTGCGCTACGCGCGCGCCTACGGGACGCGGGTGGAGCGGGTGCTGGGCGGGGCGCAGTCGCTCGAAGGGCTGGGGGAGGAGGTGGTGACGGGTTTGTACGAGGCCGAGCTGCGCTACCTGATGCGGGAGGAGTGGGCGCGTACCACGGCTGATGTGCTGTGGCGCAGGACCAAGCTGGGGCTGCACCTGGCGCCGCGCTGTGCGGAGAAGGTGCAGGCGTGGATGGATGCGGAGGCGGGACGGATGGGGAAGGGGGGCGGTGTCAGTGAGGGAGTTGGAACCGGGGACAAGGACGGAGACGGAACCAGAACCGGAACCGGGGCCGGCGCTAATGCCGGAGCCGCAACACTCGAATCACCACTTCCATAA